A window of the Kosakonia sp. BYX6 genome harbors these coding sequences:
- a CDS encoding TPM domain-containing protein encodes MARLFALLLVLSGFAFQAQALPVPTMHGFFNDPEDVLNAQEEATLSREVAAQNAQTGTQTAVLIVPSLHGDNLEFFANRVFNTWQLGDADRNDGVLVLVAWQDRKVRIEVGRGLESVITNPLAKRIIDEQMIPHFKVGDLSTGIGQGLKGINALLNKQPLPQASSPSWLRSFVFDFAFWKGLPVLAIALFFLFHKRKKKTLLTLFFGSSCFLTPVLAITSDFFPWVEPFLWLSFSIPFLIIFLALLVMWLYPQRLLESAQGAGDGTSNWIANDFIHHHSNSNDSASHSSSDSSGGGGSSDGGGSSGSW; translated from the coding sequence ATGGCACGCTTGTTCGCGCTGTTGCTGGTACTGAGCGGCTTTGCTTTCCAGGCGCAGGCGCTTCCTGTTCCCACCATGCACGGGTTCTTTAACGATCCTGAGGATGTGTTGAACGCTCAGGAAGAGGCCACGCTCAGCCGCGAAGTGGCTGCGCAAAATGCGCAGACCGGTACGCAAACCGCCGTGTTAATCGTGCCCTCTTTGCACGGCGATAATCTCGAATTCTTTGCCAACCGCGTGTTCAACACCTGGCAGTTGGGCGACGCCGATCGCAATGATGGCGTGCTGGTTTTGGTTGCCTGGCAGGATCGCAAAGTGCGAATCGAAGTGGGTCGCGGCCTTGAAAGCGTGATCACTAACCCGCTGGCGAAGCGAATTATTGATGAGCAAATGATCCCGCATTTTAAAGTCGGCGATCTCTCAACCGGCATCGGGCAGGGCCTTAAAGGGATCAACGCGCTGCTTAACAAACAACCGCTGCCGCAGGCTTCATCCCCGTCGTGGCTGCGGTCGTTTGTCTTCGATTTCGCTTTCTGGAAGGGGCTGCCTGTTCTGGCTATCGCCCTCTTTTTCTTGTTTCACAAACGCAAAAAAAAGACGCTTTTGACGCTGTTTTTTGGTTCCTCTTGCTTCCTGACGCCCGTACTCGCCATCACCAGCGACTTTTTCCCGTGGGTGGAACCGTTTCTGTGGCTCAGCTTTTCGATTCCTTTCCTGATCATTTTTTTGGCGTTGCTGGTGATGTGGCTTTACCCGCAGCGCCTGCTCGAATCAGCGCAAGGCGCTGGCGACGGCACATCCAACTGGATAGCGAACGACTTCATTCACCACCACAGCAACAGTAACGATAGCGCAAGCCACAGCAGCAGCGACAGCTCTGGCGGCGGTGGTTCCAGCGACGGCGGCGGTTCGTCAGGAAGCTGGTGA
- the cysJ gene encoding NADPH-dependent assimilatory sulfite reductase flavoprotein subunit has product MTTLAPSSALLPLNPEQLARLQAATTDLTPTQLAWVSGYFWGMLNQQPGTAVATPAPVAETPSITLISASQTGNARRVAEALRDDLLAAKLNVNLVNAGDYKFKQIANEKLLVIVASTQGEGEAPEEAVALHKFLFSKKAPKLDGTAFAVFGLGDTSYEFFCQAGKDFDSKLAELGAERLLDRVDADVEYQPAAAEWRARVVDVLKARAPAATPGQALASTTGAVNEVFSSPYTKEAPLTANLSINQKITGRNSEKDVRHIEIDLGDSGLRYQPGDALGVWYQNDPALVKELVELLWLKGDEQVTVDGKTQALSEALQWHFELTVNTANIVENYATLTRSESLLPLVGDKAQLQHYAATTPIVDMVRFSPAQLDAQALIDLLRPLTPRLYSIASSQAEVESEVHVTVGVVRFDIEGRARAGGASSFLAERVEEDGEVRVFIEHNDNFRLPANPETPVIMIGPGTGIAPFRAFIQQRAADEAPGKNWLFFGNPHFTEDFLYQVEWQRYVKEGLLNRIDLAWSRDQKEKVYVQDKLREQGAELWRWINDGAHIYVCGDANRMAKDVEQALLDVIAEFGGMDTETADEFLSELRVERRYQRDVY; this is encoded by the coding sequence ATGACGACCCTGGCCCCATCTTCCGCGTTGCTCCCGTTAAACCCGGAGCAACTGGCGCGCCTTCAGGCAGCCACCACTGATTTAACTCCCACCCAGCTCGCCTGGGTTTCTGGCTATTTCTGGGGCATGCTGAACCAGCAGCCCGGCACTGCGGTTGCCACGCCCGCACCGGTTGCAGAAACACCGTCCATCACCCTGATTTCCGCGTCGCAGACCGGCAATGCGCGCCGCGTCGCCGAAGCGCTGCGTGACGATCTGCTGGCGGCGAAGCTCAACGTCAATTTGGTCAACGCGGGCGACTACAAATTCAAACAGATCGCCAACGAAAAATTGCTGGTGATTGTCGCGTCCACCCAGGGGGAAGGGGAAGCGCCGGAAGAAGCCGTCGCGCTGCACAAATTCCTGTTCTCGAAAAAAGCGCCGAAACTCGACGGCACCGCCTTTGCGGTCTTTGGTCTTGGCGACACCTCGTATGAATTCTTCTGCCAGGCCGGGAAAGATTTCGACAGCAAACTGGCGGAACTCGGTGCCGAGCGCCTGTTAGATCGCGTGGATGCCGATGTTGAATACCAACCCGCCGCCGCCGAATGGCGCGCCCGCGTGGTAGACGTATTGAAAGCCCGCGCACCGGCCGCAACGCCTGGGCAAGCACTCGCAAGTACCACCGGCGCGGTCAATGAAGTGTTCTCCAGCCCTTACACCAAAGAAGCGCCGCTCACCGCGAATCTTTCGATCAACCAGAAAATCACCGGTCGCAACTCAGAAAAAGATGTTCGCCATATCGAAATCGATCTCGGCGATTCCGGCCTGCGCTACCAGCCGGGCGACGCGCTCGGCGTCTGGTATCAGAACGATCCGGCGCTGGTCAAAGAGCTGGTTGAACTGCTGTGGTTGAAAGGCGACGAGCAAGTCACAGTCGATGGCAAAACGCAGGCGCTTTCAGAAGCGTTGCAATGGCACTTCGAGCTGACGGTGAACACCGCCAACATCGTCGAAAATTACGCCACTCTGACACGCAGTGAATCGCTGCTGCCGCTGGTGGGCGATAAAGCCCAATTGCAGCATTACGCCGCCACAACGCCTATTGTTGATATGGTGCGTTTTTCGCCGGCGCAACTGGACGCGCAAGCGCTGATCGACTTGCTGCGCCCGCTGACGCCGCGCCTTTATTCGATTGCCTCTTCGCAAGCGGAAGTGGAAAGCGAAGTGCATGTCACCGTCGGTGTCGTGCGTTTTGACATTGAAGGCCGCGCCCGCGCGGGCGGTGCGTCGAGCTTCCTCGCCGAACGCGTGGAAGAAGACGGCGAAGTACGGGTGTTTATTGAGCATAACGATAACTTCCGCCTGCCTGCCAACCCGGAAACACCGGTGATTATGATTGGCCCAGGCACCGGCATTGCGCCGTTTCGCGCCTTTATTCAGCAGCGCGCCGCCGATGAAGCGCCAGGCAAAAACTGGCTGTTCTTTGGCAACCCGCACTTCACCGAGGATTTCCTCTATCAGGTGGAGTGGCAGCGTTATGTGAAAGAGGGCCTGCTGAATCGCATCGATTTGGCGTGGTCCCGCGATCAAAAAGAAAAAGTCTACGTACAAGACAAACTGCGCGAACAAGGCGCGGAACTGTGGCGCTGGATTAATGACGGCGCGCACATTTATGTCTGCGGCGACGCCAATCGCATGGCGAAAGACGTTGAGCAGGCTTTACTGGACGTGATTGCCGAGTTCGGTGGCATGGATACCGAAACGGCGGATGAATTTTTAAGTGAGCTGCGCGTTGAGCGCCGTTATCAGCGAGATGTCTACTAA
- a CDS encoding SDR family NAD(P)-dependent oxidoreductase: MTTASLNGFSMDFFSLKGKNAIVTGGNTGLGQAFSVALAKAGANVFIPGFSRDEGETKTVIQQQGVDVAFMHVDITAKGAPEQVISACCERFGTVDILVNNAGICNLNKVQDFNRDDWDPMINVNLTAAFELSYEASKIMIPRQSGKIINICSVLSYRGGQWSPAYSASKHALVGLTKAYCDELAKYNIQVNGIAPGYYATDITRVTRSKAKTNRWVLDHIPANRWGDKPDLMGAMIFLASRASDYVNGHVLAVDGGFLVR; this comes from the coding sequence ATAACAACTGCTTCATTAAATGGATTTTCCATGGACTTTTTTTCTCTCAAAGGAAAAAACGCCATTGTCACCGGTGGAAATACGGGGTTAGGTCAGGCGTTCTCTGTGGCATTAGCCAAAGCCGGCGCGAATGTTTTTATTCCCGGTTTTTCCCGCGATGAGGGGGAAACAAAAACCGTGATTCAGCAACAGGGCGTCGATGTGGCGTTTATGCATGTCGATATCACCGCGAAAGGTGCGCCTGAACAGGTGATTTCTGCCTGTTGTGAGCGTTTTGGCACCGTTGATATTCTGGTCAATAACGCCGGAATTTGTAATTTAAATAAAGTGCAGGATTTTAATCGCGATGATTGGGATCCGATGATTAATGTCAATCTGACGGCGGCTTTTGAATTAAGTTATGAAGCGTCAAAAATAATGATCCCCCGTCAATCGGGGAAAATAATTAATATTTGTTCGGTGTTATCTTATAGAGGCGGTCAATGGTCGCCCGCTTATTCTGCAAGTAAACATGCGCTGGTGGGGTTGACCAAAGCTTATTGTGATGAGTTGGCGAAATACAATATTCAGGTTAATGGTATTGCGCCGGGTTATTACGCCACCGATATTACCCGCGTTACACGCAGTAAAGCGAAAACCAATCGTTGGGTATTAGATCATATTCCGGCGAATCGCTGGGGCGATAAGCCGGATTTAATGGGTGCGATGATTTTCCTCGCCAGCCGCGCATCCGATTATGTCAATGGCCACGTGCTGGCGGTGGACGGCGGTTTTCTGGTGCGTTAA
- a CDS encoding N-acetylmannosamine-6-phosphate 2-epimerase — protein MLEQIKGKLVVSCQALENEPLHSPFIMAKMALAAALGGASGIRANSVVDIEAIKQEVALPVIGIIKRNYANCDVFITATMREIDELMRAAPEMIALDATNRPRPGGETLEHLVRQIRQTYPHLLLMADTASVEEAVIAQQLGFDCVGTTLYGYTAQTKGHSLPDNDCAQLKAVLAAVSIPVIAEGNVDTPERAARCLALGAHAVVVGGAITRPQQITQRFIDALNSPAS, from the coding sequence ATGTTAGAACAAATCAAAGGGAAGCTGGTGGTCTCCTGCCAGGCGCTGGAAAACGAACCGCTGCACAGCCCGTTTATCATGGCGAAAATGGCGCTGGCGGCGGCGCTTGGCGGTGCGTCCGGGATCCGCGCTAACAGCGTGGTGGATATTGAGGCGATCAAACAAGAAGTCGCGCTGCCGGTGATTGGCATCATTAAACGTAACTACGCGAACTGCGATGTCTTTATCACCGCGACGATGCGTGAAATTGATGAACTGATGCGCGCCGCCCCCGAGATGATCGCCCTGGATGCCACTAACCGCCCCAGGCCTGGCGGGGAGACACTCGAACACCTGGTCAGGCAAATCCGCCAAACGTATCCGCACCTGCTATTGATGGCCGATACCGCCAGCGTGGAAGAAGCGGTCATCGCGCAGCAACTCGGTTTCGATTGTGTGGGCACCACGCTGTACGGCTACACGGCGCAGACCAAAGGCCATAGCCTGCCGGATAACGACTGCGCGCAGTTAAAAGCGGTGCTGGCGGCGGTGAGCATTCCGGTGATTGCCGAAGGCAATGTCGACACGCCAGAGCGCGCGGCGCGCTGCCTGGCGTTGGGCGCCCATGCGGTGGTAGTCGGCGGCGCCATCACGCGCCCGCAGCAGATCACACAGCGCTTTATCGACGCGCTGAATTCACCAGCTTCCTGA
- the queD gene encoding 6-carboxytetrahydropterin synthase QueD has product MMSTTLFKDFTFEAAHHLPHVPQGHKCGRLHGHSFMVRLEITGEVDPYTGWIMDFAELKAAFKPLYDRLDHYYLNEIPGLENPTSEVLAKWIWDQMKPIVPLLSAVMIKETCTAGCVYRGE; this is encoded by the coding sequence ATTATGTCGACCACCTTGTTTAAAGATTTCACCTTCGAAGCCGCTCATCATTTGCCGCACGTCCCGCAGGGGCACAAATGCGGTCGTCTGCATGGCCACTCTTTTATGGTGCGCCTGGAGATAACCGGCGAGGTGGATCCTTATACCGGCTGGATTATGGACTTCGCCGAATTGAAAGCGGCATTTAAACCGCTTTACGACCGACTGGATCACTACTATCTGAACGAGATCCCAGGGCTTGAAAACCCGACCAGCGAAGTACTGGCGAAATGGATTTGGGACCAGATGAAGCCGATTGTGCCGTTGCTGAGCGCGGTGATGATTAAAGAAACCTGCACCGCAGGCTGTGTCTATCGCGGGGAGTAA
- the queE gene encoding 7-carboxy-7-deazaguanine synthase QueE, which produces MQYPINEMFQTLQGEGYFTGVPAIFIRLQGCPVGCAWCDTKHTWDKLADREVSLFSVLAKTKESDKWGAASSEDLLAIIQRQGWTARHVVITGGEPCIHDLIPLTSLLEKNGFSCQIETSGTHEVRTSHTTWVTVSPKVNMRGGYDVLQQALERADEIKHPVGRMRDIEALDELLAQLTDDKQRVIALQPISQKEDATRLCIETCIARNWRLSMQTHKYLNIA; this is translated from the coding sequence ATGCAGTACCCGATTAACGAGATGTTCCAGACCCTGCAAGGCGAGGGTTACTTTACCGGCGTTCCCGCTATTTTTATTCGTTTACAGGGATGCCCGGTTGGTTGCGCCTGGTGCGATACCAAACATACCTGGGATAAGCTTGCGGATCGGGAGGTGTCGCTGTTTAGCGTGCTCGCGAAAACCAAAGAGAGCGACAAATGGGGCGCGGCAAGCAGCGAAGATCTGCTCGCCATCATTCAGCGTCAGGGCTGGACTGCCCGCCATGTGGTGATCACCGGCGGCGAACCCTGCATTCACGATTTGATCCCACTGACCAGCCTGCTGGAGAAAAACGGCTTTAGCTGCCAGATTGAAACCAGTGGCACCCATGAAGTGCGCACTTCGCACACCACCTGGGTCACCGTGTCGCCGAAGGTGAATATGCGCGGCGGTTATGATGTCCTACAACAGGCGCTGGAACGCGCCGATGAGATCAAACACCCGGTCGGGCGGATGCGTGACATTGAAGCGCTGGATGAATTACTGGCGCAACTGACTGACGATAAGCAGCGGGTTATCGCGCTGCAACCGATTAGCCAGAAAGAGGACGCCACGCGGTTATGCATTGAAACCTGCATTGCCCGCAACTGGCGGTTGTCGATGCAAACGCACAAATACCTGAATATCGCTTGA